In Halobaculum magnesiiphilum, the following proteins share a genomic window:
- a CDS encoding DUF7093 family protein translates to MGLRCLLGHDFSEPRTERDREVRGDEVITTITEVKECRRCGETRVVSENKEVTSAGRGRADPGAAGAHSDRSTADGTDGVDGAVPDATPDASTPNAPASNETMADAPTPDESTPDATTADATPDERAVGSDGPPDGTVAADEASDGEATGDAATGDGTAAPEDGFDHPTAESADGAVDADVEEDAEIIDAEGDAGGQHTRSQAPESETRERGHGEWPDADANRRGEDPAGDDDPAPEDDAASEARTDVVPDAKRADEAGAAADPTDEDAEFIDSDGPGDWPERAGEDEGYDAELGGDDEGVSVDGNLTPQVDPEVTEQEDVEFIEADTEAATDERSAAPAAADDGRGAAGGDDVAGGTEPASDAGGTERGSNTGGSGPSASNVELQTTVDNVDTVYVCPDCGNNEPVGASSMRAGDICPECKRGYIEEREIR, encoded by the coding sequence ATGGGACTTAGATGTCTCCTCGGCCACGACTTCTCGGAGCCGAGGACGGAACGTGACCGCGAGGTGCGGGGGGACGAGGTCATCACCACCATCACGGAGGTGAAGGAGTGCCGGCGGTGTGGCGAGACGCGCGTCGTCTCCGAGAACAAGGAGGTGACCTCGGCCGGCCGGGGTCGGGCGGACCCGGGTGCGGCGGGCGCTCACTCCGACCGGTCGACGGCCGACGGGACCGACGGTGTCGACGGCGCGGTCCCGGATGCGACGCCGGACGCGTCGACGCCGAACGCGCCGGCGTCGAACGAGACGATGGCCGACGCGCCGACGCCCGACGAGTCGACGCCCGATGCCACGACGGCCGACGCGACGCCCGACGAGCGGGCGGTCGGCTCGGACGGCCCCCCTGACGGCACGGTCGCGGCCGACGAAGCTAGCGACGGTGAGGCCACCGGCGACGCCGCCACAGGCGACGGAACGGCCGCGCCCGAGGACGGCTTCGACCACCCGACCGCGGAGTCGGCCGACGGCGCCGTCGACGCGGACGTCGAGGAGGACGCCGAGATCATCGACGCCGAGGGCGATGCCGGCGGGCAGCACACCCGGAGCCAGGCCCCGGAATCGGAGACGAGAGAGCGCGGGCACGGCGAGTGGCCGGACGCCGACGCGAACCGCCGCGGCGAGGACCCCGCGGGCGACGACGACCCGGCGCCCGAGGACGACGCCGCGAGCGAGGCCCGAACCGACGTGGTTCCGGACGCGAAGCGGGCCGACGAGGCCGGTGCGGCCGCCGACCCGACCGACGAGGACGCAGAGTTCATCGACAGCGACGGCCCAGGCGACTGGCCCGAACGGGCGGGCGAGGACGAGGGCTACGACGCCGAGCTCGGCGGCGACGACGAGGGGGTCTCCGTCGACGGCAACCTCACGCCGCAGGTCGATCCCGAGGTTACCGAACAGGAGGACGTGGAGTTCATCGAGGCCGACACAGAGGCGGCAACCGACGAGCGATCCGCCGCTCCCGCCGCCGCCGACGACGGGCGGGGCGCCGCCGGCGGCGACGACGTCGCCGGCGGCACCGAGCCCGCGTCGGACGCCGGTGGCACCGAGCGCGGGTCGAACACCGGCGGTTCCGGACCCTCGGCCTCCAACGTCGAACTGCAGACGACCGTCGACAACGTCGACACCGTCTACGTCTGCCCGGACTGCGGGAACAACGAGCCCGTCGGCGCCTCCTCGATGCGCGCCGGCGACATCTGCCCCGAGTGCAAGCGCGGATACATCGAGGAGCGCGAGATCCGGTAG
- a CDS encoding DUF5611 family protein, translating to MKEYKMRRGELLEDRMPDLKGEIEERFGTVAGTEEFDGHELYVVEDPDNPVFERIVAGAASYSGKKDKLAVHFEERPAEEVIAEGNADAAADAVDAKNSFLLDATGRDAKSRRDSLKREVEDDAPDY from the coding sequence ATGAAGGAGTACAAGATGCGCCGCGGCGAGCTCCTCGAGGACCGGATGCCCGACCTGAAGGGCGAGATCGAAGAGCGGTTCGGCACGGTCGCGGGAACCGAGGAGTTCGACGGCCACGAGCTGTACGTCGTCGAGGACCCCGACAACCCCGTGTTCGAGCGCATCGTCGCCGGCGCGGCGTCGTACTCGGGCAAGAAGGACAAGCTCGCGGTCCACTTCGAGGAGCGCCCCGCCGAGGAGGTCATCGCCGAGGGCAACGCCGACGCCGCCGCCGACGCGGTCGACGCGAAGAACTCGTTCCTGCTCGATGCGACCGGCCGCGACGCCAAGTCGCGTCGCGACTCGCTGAAACGCGAGGTCGAGGACGACGCACCCGACTACTGA
- a CDS encoding universal stress protein, which translates to MSIETILLTVKRNDGDRLDYVTREAIELAEQTGANIVVGHAFESQSDVDEALTRLEGVDGTPNDVARRLGSVRRATKAIEAAGVEFRVEGVVGDPGEAIADLAERVGADRVFVGGRSRSPTGKAVFGSTAQQILLSAPCPVTFVREE; encoded by the coding sequence ATGAGCATCGAGACGATACTGCTGACGGTGAAGCGAAACGACGGCGACCGACTGGACTACGTGACCCGGGAGGCGATCGAACTGGCCGAACAGACCGGCGCGAACATCGTCGTCGGGCACGCGTTCGAGAGCCAGTCCGACGTGGACGAGGCGCTCACGCGGCTGGAGGGCGTCGACGGCACCCCCAACGACGTGGCCCGTCGCCTCGGAAGCGTCCGCCGCGCGACGAAGGCGATCGAGGCCGCCGGCGTCGAGTTCCGGGTCGAGGGCGTCGTCGGCGACCCCGGGGAGGCCATCGCGGACCTCGCCGAGCGCGTCGGCGCCGACCGCGTGTTCGTCGGCGGCCGCAGCCGCTCGCCGACGGGGAAGGCGGTCTTCGGGTCGACCGCCCAGCAGATCCTCCTGTCTGCGCCGTGTCCCGTGACGTTCGTCCGCGAGGAGTAA
- a CDS encoding ROK family protein codes for MAYYVGVDLGATNLRAVVGDDRADILARAETATPRTSGIAITEAVLRVVREACAEVGLDPGDATAAGIASIGPLDLAEGIIDGPANVPGIGQVPLVGPLRELLDTERVHLHNDTIAGVIGERFHSDRNPDDMAYVTISSGLGAGVCVDGHVLSGWDGNAGEVGHMVVDPDGRMTCGCGRDGHWEAYCSGNNIPKYARHLGHTEAADVPTDLPIDDPDFSAVDVFEAHGSDPLADHVIDRIADWNVIGFTNLANAYAPLVVRVGGAVALNNPEVVLDPVRERLEETTFVNVPDVRLTDMGDDVVVKGALASAITGGTGERTA; via the coding sequence ATGGCCTACTACGTAGGCGTGGACCTGGGGGCCACGAACCTCCGCGCCGTCGTCGGCGACGACCGGGCGGACATTCTCGCGCGTGCGGAGACCGCCACTCCGCGGACCTCCGGCATCGCGATCACCGAGGCAGTCCTGCGCGTCGTCCGCGAGGCGTGCGCGGAGGTCGGCCTCGACCCCGGGGACGCGACGGCGGCGGGGATCGCCTCCATCGGTCCGCTCGATCTCGCGGAGGGGATCATCGACGGCCCGGCGAACGTCCCCGGCATCGGACAGGTCCCGCTGGTCGGCCCGTTGCGCGAACTGCTCGACACCGAGCGGGTACACCTCCACAACGACACCATCGCGGGCGTCATCGGCGAGCGCTTCCACAGCGACCGCAATCCCGACGACATGGCGTACGTCACCATCTCCTCGGGGCTGGGCGCCGGCGTCTGCGTCGACGGCCACGTCCTCTCGGGGTGGGACGGCAACGCGGGCGAGGTCGGCCACATGGTCGTCGACCCCGACGGCAGGATGACCTGTGGCTGTGGCCGGGACGGCCACTGGGAGGCGTACTGCTCGGGGAACAACATCCCGAAGTACGCCAGACACCTCGGCCACACGGAGGCCGCGGACGTGCCGACCGACCTCCCGATAGACGACCCCGACTTCTCCGCAGTCGACGTGTTCGAGGCGCACGGCTCCGACCCGTTGGCCGACCACGTCATCGACCGCATCGCCGACTGGAACGTGATCGGCTTCACGAACCTCGCGAACGCGTACGCGCCGCTGGTGGTGCGTGTCGGCGGCGCCGTCGCGCTCAACAACCCCGAGGTCGTGCTCGACCCCGTCCGCGAGCGTCTGGAGGAGACAACCTTTGTCAACGTCCCCGACGTGCGTCTCACCGACATGGGCGACGACGTGGTCGTCAAGGGCGCGCTCGCGTCCGCCATCACCGGCGGCACCGGCGAGCGCACGGCGTAG
- a CDS encoding LVIVD repeat-containing protein has protein sequence MRRRRVLRAAGAALGTGAIASSSDRSPPVAVAGAHSTPDSDGTADGTGEDSGDAPEGGSKDDEYGPLGSVEVTGTREAVVSAEGNVAYLALGDGYATVDVSDPSAPTVLAERRDRLAERENGPLRGLNDVAVSGDRLAVVGPANPRDGVPSGVLVVDVSDPTNPRETGFYDTDFPIHNADIDGPHCYLTGNGAADNALVVVDVAAGEEVARWSLLEADESWRDVSRALRPIHDVTVRDGVAAVAYWDAGTYLLDVADPSTPTLLGAVDPGDPADLRDPPPRSGTVPPGNHHVAVLAPGGDVLAVGRESWAVEHDDDLIGGPSGVDLYDVSDPDAPAHLSSIEPPPSPDPTFGGTWTTAHNLDLTGDALYTSWYQGGVKRHDVSDPANPVEETWWADPDATRFWGAVLAVPGEFFVAPSMGTRDGAPAGLWTFPDRAGVGGDRSRLDEEAGGTAPAATGSTPTDTDAASGTGESSPDTSSDSSAAAPGFGVASAVAGAGVAASVAAALAGGQSARRGDEGDEGPGDDGGDGGADAIDDNPN, from the coding sequence ATGCGACGCCGTCGCGTCCTCCGCGCCGCCGGGGCGGCCCTCGGCACGGGCGCCATCGCCAGTTCGAGCGATCGGTCCCCTCCCGTCGCCGTCGCGGGCGCACACTCGACGCCCGACAGCGACGGCACCGCCGACGGGACCGGCGAGGACTCCGGTGACGCTCCCGAGGGCGGTTCCAAAGACGACGAGTACGGACCGCTCGGCTCCGTCGAGGTCACCGGCACACGCGAGGCCGTCGTCTCCGCCGAGGGGAACGTCGCGTACCTGGCCCTCGGCGACGGCTACGCCACGGTCGATGTCTCGGATCCGTCGGCCCCGACGGTGCTTGCCGAGCGGCGGGACCGCCTCGCCGAGCGCGAGAACGGCCCGCTCCGCGGCCTCAACGACGTTGCGGTCTCGGGCGACCGGCTCGCGGTCGTCGGCCCGGCGAACCCACGCGACGGCGTTCCCTCGGGCGTGCTCGTCGTCGATGTCTCCGACCCGACGAACCCCAGAGAGACCGGGTTCTACGACACCGACTTCCCGATCCACAACGCCGACATCGACGGCCCCCACTGCTATCTCACAGGCAACGGCGCGGCCGACAACGCCCTCGTCGTCGTCGACGTGGCCGCCGGCGAGGAGGTCGCCCGCTGGTCGCTGCTGGAGGCCGACGAGTCGTGGCGCGACGTCTCGCGCGCGCTCCGTCCGATCCACGACGTGACCGTGCGCGACGGCGTCGCCGCCGTCGCCTACTGGGACGCCGGCACGTACCTGCTTGACGTGGCCGACCCGTCGACCCCCACCCTGCTGGGCGCCGTCGACCCCGGCGACCCCGCCGACCTGCGCGACCCGCCGCCGCGCTCGGGGACCGTGCCGCCCGGCAACCACCACGTCGCGGTGCTCGCCCCCGGCGGCGACGTCCTCGCGGTCGGCCGCGAGAGCTGGGCCGTCGAGCACGACGACGACCTGATCGGCGGACCCAGCGGCGTCGACCTGTACGACGTGTCCGACCCGGACGCCCCCGCGCATCTGTCGAGCATCGAACCGCCGCCGTCGCCGGACCCGACGTTCGGCGGCACGTGGACGACCGCTCACAACCTGGACCTGACCGGCGACGCGCTGTACACCTCGTGGTATCAGGGCGGCGTGAAGCGTCACGACGTCTCCGACCCGGCGAACCCGGTCGAGGAGACGTGGTGGGCGGACCCGGACGCGACCCGCTTTTGGGGCGCCGTGCTCGCGGTCCCCGGCGAGTTCTTCGTCGCGCCGTCGATGGGGACCCGCGACGGCGCACCCGCGGGCCTGTGGACGTTCCCGGACCGCGCGGGCGTCGGCGGCGACCGCTCGCGGCTGGACGAGGAGGCCGGCGGAACGGCGCCGGCGGCGACTGGGTCGACGCCGACGGACACCGACGCGGCGTCCGGGACAGGGGAATCGTCGCCGGACACGTCGTCGGACTCCAGCGCGGCCGCTCCCGGCTTCGGCGTCGCGAGCGCGGTCGCGGGGGCGGGCGTCGCCGCGAGCGTCGCCGCCGCGCTCGCCGGAGGGCAGTCGGCCCGTCGCGGCGACGAGGGGGACGAGGGCCCGGGCGACGATGGTGGCGACGGCGGCGCCGACGCGATCGACGACAACCCGAACTAG
- a CDS encoding NifU family protein, translating to MSDLAERVETWMVGQMPIIQMHGGTSVVREADAEEGVVVVELGGTCSGCGISDITAQNIKRDLIMDFDEVEEVHVKVPDTGEMGSSTVEGGRGGDLQYSTESSDHF from the coding sequence ATGAGCGACCTCGCGGAGCGCGTCGAGACGTGGATGGTCGGACAGATGCCGATCATCCAGATGCACGGCGGGACGAGCGTCGTGCGCGAGGCCGACGCCGAGGAGGGCGTCGTCGTGGTCGAACTCGGCGGCACCTGCTCGGGCTGTGGCATCTCGGACATCACCGCACAGAACATCAAACGGGACCTGATCATGGACTTCGACGAGGTCGAGGAGGTCCACGTGAAGGTGCCCGATACCGGCGAGATGGGCTCCAGCACCGTCGAGGGAGGCCGCGGCGGCGACCTCCAGTACTCGACGGAGTCGTCCGACCACTTCTGA
- a CDS encoding sugar O-acetyltransferase produces the protein MPSERERMVSGEPYDPDDPELVAARRRARTLTSEYNDTGPEEPERRRDLLAELFGAVGDGVAVEPPFRCDYGDNIAVGDEFFANFDCVILDVAPVEFGDHCQLGPGVHAYTATHPMDAEERRGRESGEPVTVGDDVWIGGKAVINPGVTVGDRAVVGSGAVVTRDVPPDTFVGGNPARVIRELE, from the coding sequence GTGCCGAGCGAACGCGAGCGGATGGTGTCCGGCGAGCCGTACGACCCCGACGACCCCGAGCTGGTCGCCGCCCGCCGGCGCGCGCGAACCCTCACGAGCGAGTACAACGACACCGGACCCGAGGAGCCCGAACGCCGCCGCGACCTCCTCGCGGAGCTGTTCGGCGCGGTCGGCGACGGCGTCGCCGTCGAACCGCCGTTCCGCTGCGATTACGGCGACAACATCGCCGTCGGCGACGAGTTCTTCGCCAACTTCGACTGCGTGATCCTCGACGTGGCGCCGGTCGAGTTCGGCGACCACTGCCAGCTCGGGCCGGGCGTCCACGCCTACACCGCGACACACCCGATGGACGCCGAGGAGCGACGGGGAAGGGAATCCGGCGAGCCGGTGACCGTCGGCGACGATGTCTGGATCGGCGGCAAGGCGGTCATCAATCCCGGCGTCACCGTGGGCGACCGCGCGGTGGTCGGCTCCGGCGCGGTCGTCACCCGGGACGTGCCGCCGGACACGTTCGTCGGCGGCAACCCGGCGCGGGTGATCCGAGAGTTGGAGTGA